One genomic segment of Candidatus Macondimonas diazotrophica includes these proteins:
- a CDS encoding cobalamin-binding protein, which produces MHVVHVGNSLGGALPATAAVGSRRRALGLGQSAVPQSGPDRTIGTGGLEPAKAAGRTPARRWWHVAQVMWWALLLGAPVHAQVRVVDDTSLPIELAEPARRIVSLAPHITELLFAAGAGDRVVGVVAYSNHPPAARRLPSVGSYTGVDTEAILALRPNLVVGWQGGNQPAELDLLAGLGVAVYRTDPRTLADIPRAIRQLGRLAGTRDSAEAAARTFEVGLAALAESHRNARRVSVFYQVWDAPIMTVGGDHWISQIIDLCGGTNVFAALKAPTPTVSLEAVLATAPEVILTGGMGDVKPAWLAQWRNWPQLPAVRSGNLHVINPDWLQRAGPRLLDGARAVCAALDQARTIPPAR; this is translated from the coding sequence ATGCACGTCGTGCATGTGGGCAATTCGCTTGGCGGGGCTCTGCCGGCAACTGCTGCGGTCGGGTCGAGGCGCCGGGCGCTCGGGCTCGGGCAGAGCGCTGTTCCGCAAAGCGGCCCGGATCGCACGATCGGTACCGGAGGGCTTGAACCGGCCAAAGCGGCGGGCCGGACTCCGGCTCGGCGCTGGTGGCACGTGGCGCAGGTGATGTGGTGGGCCCTGCTGCTTGGCGCGCCCGTGCACGCTCAGGTGCGCGTCGTCGACGACACCAGTCTCCCGATCGAACTGGCCGAGCCTGCGCGCCGCATTGTCAGCCTGGCGCCGCACATCACCGAGCTGCTGTTCGCCGCCGGCGCCGGTGACCGCGTAGTGGGGGTGGTGGCCTACAGCAACCATCCGCCCGCCGCCCGCCGCTTGCCGTCGGTGGGCAGCTATACCGGGGTCGATACCGAAGCCATTCTAGCCTTGCGCCCGAATTTGGTGGTCGGCTGGCAGGGCGGTAACCAGCCAGCCGAACTGGACTTGCTTGCCGGACTGGGTGTCGCCGTCTATCGTACCGATCCGCGCACCCTGGCCGATATCCCGCGCGCGATTCGGCAATTGGGCCGGCTGGCCGGTACCCGTGATTCCGCCGAAGCTGCTGCGCGCACCTTCGAGGTGGGGCTGGCGGCGCTGGCTGAAAGCCACCGGAATGCGCGCCGGGTCAGCGTTTTCTACCAGGTCTGGGACGCGCCGATCATGACGGTCGGCGGTGATCACTGGATCAGCCAGATCATCGACCTGTGCGGCGGGACCAATGTTTTCGCAGCGTTGAAGGCGCCCACGCCGACCGTGTCGCTCGAAGCAGTGCTGGCAACGGCGCCTGAAGTCATCCTGACTGGTGGGATGGGCGATGTGAAACCGGCCTGGCTGGCGCAGTGGCGCAACTGGCCGCAGTTGCCCGCGGTTCGTTCGGGCAATCTCCATGTCATCAATCCGGACTGGCTGCAGCGAGCCGGTCCCCGCCTGCTGGATGGGGCTCGCGCGGTTTGCGCCGCGCTGGATCAGGCGCGCACCATCCCGCCGGCACGGTGA
- a CDS encoding hemolysin family protein, with protein sequence MDLLLLPVLILLNALFALSEMAVVSSRHARLQHLAEREKPGAGRALALHESPSNFLSTIQVGITTVGILSGAVGERTLADPLAVWLNGFPALAPHAHALSLGTVVIVLTFLSVVVGELVPKRLALLAPESVASRIAPPMHAISRIARPLVVILATASDGILRVLGARQHAAPSVSEEEIRMLMRQGAEAGIFHESEQTLVANVMRMDAQPIQAIMTPRHEIRTLDLNASVETLRQELLASDYTRLVVCRGELDQIVGILPAGDLMRRMLAGAPFSPEEVQRAVHPPLYLPETMTTARLLEKFRQARQEIALIVDEYGDLQGLVTLTDVLKAIIGELHLPQTPEEASIMEREDGSWLVDGSVSLENFQHAFDLPHDWIGETPSEFHTLGGFVMNSLGRVPQATDSFIHGALRFEVVDMDGYRVDKVLISRISVHSDPPAGDAPPLE encoded by the coding sequence ATGGACTTATTGCTGCTCCCTGTTCTGATCTTGCTCAATGCCCTGTTCGCCCTGTCGGAAATGGCGGTCGTATCGTCTAGGCATGCCCGGCTCCAACATCTTGCCGAGCGGGAGAAACCGGGAGCGGGCAGGGCGCTGGCACTACATGAGTCGCCTTCCAATTTCCTCTCGACCATCCAGGTCGGCATCACCACCGTCGGCATCCTGAGCGGCGCCGTCGGTGAACGGACACTGGCCGACCCCCTCGCTGTCTGGCTGAATGGCTTTCCCGCGCTGGCGCCCCATGCCCACGCGCTCTCCCTCGGCACCGTCGTTATCGTCCTCACCTTCCTGTCCGTGGTGGTCGGCGAGTTGGTTCCGAAACGACTGGCGCTTCTGGCCCCCGAAAGCGTGGCGTCCAGAATCGCCCCACCCATGCATGCAATATCGCGCATTGCGCGGCCGTTGGTGGTCATTCTGGCGACCGCAAGCGATGGGATCCTGCGCGTGCTGGGCGCCCGGCAACATGCCGCACCTTCGGTCAGCGAGGAAGAGATCCGGATGCTCATGCGTCAAGGCGCAGAAGCCGGGATCTTCCATGAGAGCGAACAGACACTGGTTGCGAACGTCATGCGGATGGATGCCCAGCCGATCCAGGCCATCATGACGCCCCGCCATGAAATCCGCACGCTCGACCTGAACGCATCGGTCGAAACACTGCGCCAGGAATTGCTCGCCAGTGATTATACGCGGCTGGTGGTCTGCCGCGGCGAGCTGGACCAGATCGTGGGAATTCTGCCCGCAGGCGACCTGATGCGGCGCATGTTGGCGGGAGCGCCCTTCTCACCGGAGGAAGTGCAGCGAGCGGTTCATCCGCCGCTCTACCTGCCAGAGACCATGACCACCGCGCGGCTGTTGGAAAAATTTCGTCAGGCACGGCAGGAAATCGCACTGATCGTGGATGAATATGGCGACCTGCAAGGGCTGGTGACGCTAACGGATGTGCTCAAGGCCATCATTGGCGAACTGCATCTGCCGCAGACCCCTGAAGAAGCCAGCATCATGGAACGCGAGGACGGATCCTGGCTGGTCGACGGCAGTGTCTCCCTGGAAAACTTCCAGCATGCGTTTGATCTTCCGCACGATTGGATTGGCGAGACGCCGAGTGAATTTCACACTCTGGGCGGCTTCGTGATGAACAGTCTGGGTCGGGTCCCGCAGGCCACCGATTCCTTTATCCACGGCGCGCTGCGCTTCGAAGTGGTCGACATGGATGGCTATCGCGTGGACAAGGTATTGATCTCACGCATCAGCGTTCACTCGGACCCGCCCGCAGGAGACGCGCCGCCGCTGGAATGA
- the purD gene encoding phosphoribosylamine--glycine ligase — protein sequence MKVLVIGGGGREHALAWKCAQSALVERVYVAPGNGGTALEPKLENVPLAATELDGLVAFAQREGIALTLVGPEQPLVAGVVDRFQAAGLACFGPSQAAAQLEGSKAFSKDFMARHGIPTARHRSFEDAAAAHAYLDEVGAPVVVKADGLAAGKGVVVAQDLPEAHQAVSDMLGGQFGSAGARVVIEDFLAGEEASFIVMVGGGEILPMATSQDHKTRDDGDRGPNTGGMGAYSPAPVVTPALHERVMETIIRPTVAGLAADGIAYTGFLYAGLMIAPDGTPRVLEYNCRFGDPEAQPVMMRLRSDLVALCLAAIEGRLDQIAAQWDPRPALGVVMAAQGYPGEVRRGDVIEGVPAAESLGAKVFHAATRSEGDRLMTDGGRVLCVCALGDDLAQAQALAYRGAKVIHWPGMHHRTDIGYRALGRI from the coding sequence ATGAAAGTGCTCGTCATCGGCGGCGGTGGCCGCGAACATGCCCTGGCTTGGAAGTGCGCCCAGTCGGCGCTGGTGGAGCGCGTCTATGTCGCCCCCGGCAATGGCGGAACGGCGCTGGAGCCCAAACTCGAGAATGTGCCGCTGGCCGCAACCGAGCTGGACGGCCTCGTGGCGTTCGCGCAGCGCGAGGGCATCGCCTTGACCTTGGTCGGACCCGAGCAACCGCTCGTCGCCGGCGTGGTTGATCGGTTCCAGGCCGCCGGTCTGGCCTGTTTCGGACCGTCGCAGGCGGCTGCCCAGCTCGAAGGTTCCAAGGCGTTCAGCAAGGACTTCATGGCGCGCCATGGCATTCCGACCGCCCGTCATCGCAGTTTCGAGGACGCAGCGGCGGCCCACGCCTACCTTGACGAGGTGGGCGCGCCGGTCGTGGTCAAGGCGGATGGCTTGGCGGCGGGTAAAGGCGTCGTCGTGGCCCAGGATCTCCCCGAGGCGCACCAGGCCGTTTCGGACATGCTCGGTGGACAGTTCGGCAGCGCCGGCGCCCGGGTGGTGATCGAGGATTTTCTGGCCGGCGAGGAAGCCAGCTTCATCGTCATGGTCGGTGGTGGCGAGATCCTGCCGATGGCCACCTCGCAAGACCACAAGACCCGCGATGATGGCGACCGGGGTCCCAACACGGGCGGCATGGGGGCTTATTCCCCAGCGCCCGTGGTGACTCCCGCGCTGCACGAGCGCGTGATGGAAACCATCATCCGACCGACGGTGGCGGGCCTGGCCGCCGATGGCATTGCCTATACGGGTTTCCTTTACGCCGGCCTCATGATCGCGCCAGACGGAACTCCTCGGGTCCTGGAATACAACTGCCGTTTCGGAGATCCGGAGGCTCAGCCGGTGATGATGCGGTTGCGCTCGGATCTGGTGGCGCTGTGCCTTGCCGCCATCGAGGGACGACTGGATCAGATTGCCGCCCAATGGGATCCGCGTCCGGCCCTCGGAGTGGTGATGGCGGCGCAGGGCTATCCGGGTGAAGTGCGGCGCGGCGATGTGATCGAAGGCGTGCCGGCTGCCGAGAGCCTCGGCGCAAAGGTATTCCATGCCGCCACCCGCAGCGAGGGTGATCGCCTGATGACCGACGGCGGTCGCGTGCTGTGCGTCTGTGCGCTGGGAGATGATCTGGCTCAAGCCCAGGCGCTGGCTTACCGGGGTGCGAAGGTCATTCACTGGCCCGGCATGCATCACCGAACGGATATCGGCTACCGCGCGCTGGGCCGGATCTGA